CATCGCAGGCGGCTCCAGACAAATGGCCGCCTTTGACAACCACATGCCCGGCCCCCATAGCATGAATTCGGCGGGCTGCTTCCTCCATTTTTTTATAGTCATCCACAGCGAATCCCACCAGTTCGGCGGCCTCATGCAGATTTGGCGTCACAACCCGGGCTAATGGAATTAAGTGGGACTTCAAAGCAGTAACAGCATCCGGCCGTAGAAGATGGCTGCCGCTTTTGGAGATCATGACCGGGTCTAAAACGATATTATGGGCCTGATGGCTTTTTAATCCTTCCGCCACCGTTTGAATAATTTCAGTGCTGCTCAGCATACCGATTTTCACAGCGCCAACTGATATATCGGTGTATATAGCGTCGATCTGGGCGCGGATAATGGCGGTATCCAGTTCACGAATATCCGTGACTCCCTGGGTATTTTGCGCGGTAATCGCTGTGATGGCGCTCATGCCATAGACGCCCAACGCCGAAAACGTTTTTATATCCGCTTGGATCCCCGCGCCGCCGCATGAATCAGACCCTGCGATAGTTAACCCTGTAGGCAGCATTGCTTTTCCTCCTTATTCTTTATCCCCTTTTTAATGATGATCAGTTTCATGAATTTCTGCGCGCATTTCTTCCAATGTCGGCAGGAGATGCGTACTGATCTTTTCTTGTAATTCAGCAATCTCCTTTGCATCAAAGGTTGAAATGACTGCAGGGGTACAGCGGATTCTCTTCTCACCGTAAAAATCATCCCGGTAGATATTATACATAATAGTTAAATTGCTGTCGCTGGCAAAATCGCTATAATCGACAATCAGATAGGCTCCGTTGATCCACCTGACAGGCCGGGCCGGATTTACAAACAAATCGAATCCGGCAGCTGTTGCCGGCAAACAGCCCGAATAGTCCCACTCCGTGATTTTCTTGGCGCCAAACACGTGTCCCAGAGTCTGCGGTTCCAATCCGGCCATGCTGGCTAATTGAGACTGGAGCCGTTGTCTTAATATAGCTTCAAACTGCGCCAGATCCTGACAAATAAAATTAATATCGACATATTCCAAAAGGCCGATCGAAATTTTGACTAAAAAATCCTTGGTCGCTTCATCATACAAAGCCGAAAAAGCGAGCCGGCGCGACTGGCATGAATAACTAAAAATGAGATATTGCGATCCGGTCATGCAATCCGGCTTGGTTAAGCTAAAACCGGCCATATCTGGTTCAAGACTGTCTAAGTAAGCCCATTGGCGGACTAGTTCCCTAATATTCTCCATAAAATGTCTCCCCATACTACGCAATCTAAGTATATTCTGTGCTCAATGGAAAAAACCTGCAAGAGTCACCAAACTTCCACTAAAAGAATACCATGGAGTAATCTGAAACCGGGAGGGAAACCAAATGTCCAAAAAGCAGAAGTTGTGCGCCCTGGCTTTACTGCTGTCGATATGTCTCGTCATCACCTGCATCGGCTGCGGCAGTCAGAAAACATCGTCGCAAACATCGGCTGTCACGGGACCGGACTGGGCGCCTAAACTGACTCCTTTACCCAAAGAGTTCACGGTCACCGTAGGAATGAAACAAGTCGTATCGGATGCCGGCATTCTCATCGGTATGGCCAAAGGATATTACCGCGATGTAGGGATCAAAATCGAAGCGGCGCAATTCAATTCCGGTCAGGAAATGATCAATCAATTGGCTGCCGGCCAGATGGATGTGGCAGCCACGGTGACGGCATCAGGATTATTCAATGCCATGTCACGGGACATTCCGGTCAAAATTGTCGCTGACAAGGGAGTGAATCTACCCGGCAAAGGCTACTACCGTCTGGTCATCCGCAAGGACTTAGTCGACGACGTCAAGGATTTTAAAGACTTGCGCGGCCGAAAAATCGCCGTTGTTGGGACAGCTTCCCTGGATGAGATAGCGTTGGTACGGGTTCTGGGAAAAGGCGGCCTGACTCTCAAGGACATTGATATGCAGGTAATCCGTGCTTTTCCTGATATGCTGGTATCACTGGCCAACAAAAGCATTGATGCGGCCATGGTCATTGAACCTTTTATCGCCCAAGGCATGGCCAGGGATATCCTGTATCCCTGGAAAGATCCATCGGAGTATGACCCGGAAGCGCAGACCGCCCTGCTGGTTTTCGGCACGTCTATGACTAAAAATCCTGAGGTTGCCAACCGGTTTATGACTGCCTATGTAAAATCCCTTCGAGACTACAATGATGCATTTTTCAAAGACCAGGGGAAACCCGAAATGATTCAACTCTTGTGCAACTACTCAGTCGTAAAAGATCCCAAGCTATACGACCAGATGTTTCCCATAGGTTTAAACCCAGATGGCTTCTTACGGGTCAGGGGTATCGAAATGGACCTGTCCTGGTATAAGGAAAATAATCTGCTAAAAGCAGATATCAAGGCCAGTGAAGCCATTGATCATCGTTATGTGGAATTTGCCAACGCCATATTAGGGAAGTACCAGAAGTAATCTTCCTAGGCAAGGTGACTACATAACCCACTGACAGGAGGTGAATTATGAACCCAATACGGCACATACGATTGTTGTCAATTTTATCACCTCTGACGTTACTATTGATTTGGGAGATACTATCCCGGCTGCAGGTGATCGACGTCCGCCTCTTTTCAAGGCCGTCGCTGATCTTTCAGTCCTTTATCCCCCTTTTACTGTCCGGTGAGTTGCTGCTGAACACCGGAGTCAGCATCCAGCGGGTGATATTGGGATTCATTGCCGGCAGCGCGCCGGGAATCATTTTAGGCATGAGCATGGGTTTGTCGCCTCTGATTCGTTCGGCGATCGAGCCCATGATTCAGGCAACATACCCCATACCTAAACTGGCGATTATGCCGTTCATCCTGCTGGTGTTCGGCATTGGCGAAACTTCCAAGGTATTTACCATTGCCATCGGCGTCTTTTACTTAGTGGTCATCAATACCATGGCCGGAGTTTTAAATATCGAAAAAATTTATCTGGATGTGGCCAAAAACTTCGGAGCCAGCCGTAAAGATTTTTATTTGACAGTGGCGTTTCCCGGAGCATTGCCCATGATCTTCGCCGGATTGAAGCTAAGTATGGGGATGGCCCTCATCCTGATCGTCGCTGCCGAGCTGTCAGCCGCTAAAGCCGGCGTAGGCTGGATGATCTGGCGGGCATACGACATGTTTGACATCGAGCAAATGTTTGTAGCGCTTATCGTACTGTCTGTTTTGGGTTATCTTTTTTCTCTGCTGCTGGATCAAATCGAACGATGGGTAATCCCCTGGAAAAATTAATGATATTATGTAATGGAGGTGCAGTTATTGGCAGATGTTCGCATTAAATTGGAAAAGATTCAAAAAATATTTGTCACAACCCAAGGAACCATCACTGCACTGGAGGATATTAACCTGCGCATCACAGACGGTGAATTCTTTTGCATCGTCGGGCCAAGCGGATGCGGCAAGACTACTCTGTTACGAATTTTAGCCGGATTGGAAACCATCACTGTCGGCAATATGACGATCAAAGCCCGGGATACCAGCCGTCCGCTGAATTCTATGGTTTTTCAGGAACAAAGCGTTTTCCCCTGGATGACAGTCACCGAGAATGTGGAATACGGCCTGCGCATGCGGAAAATGCCCAAACCGGTCCGCCGGGACATCGCCAATCATTATATTGAAATGATCGGCCTGAAACAATTCGCCGCTTCCTATCCCTGTCAACTGTCCGGCGGCATGAAACAGCGAGTCAGCGTGGCCCGCGCTTTCGCCAATGACCCAGAGATCCTGTTAATGGATGAACCTTTCGGCTCTCTGGATGAACAAAATCGCATTCTGCTGCAAAAAGAACTGCTGCGCATCTGGGAAGGGACCAGCAAAACCACGGTATTTATCACTCACAGCATTGATGAGGCCCTGTGCCTGGGAGACCGGATTCTGGTGATGTCCGCCCGGCCCGGGACGATTAAAACGATTGTGCCGGTAACCCTGCCCCGTCCCCGGGATGTAGAAACCATTCGGACCACACCGCAATACATTGAACTGTATCAAACCATATGGTCGCAACTGCGGGACGAAGTTCTAAAAGGAGAAACAGGAATCCCTTCCAGACGATAAAACAAACCCACGGAAACTCCGTGGGCTTTTATTCTGGCAGGGGCAGAAGGACTTGAACCCTCAACCAACGGTTTTGGAGACCGCTACTCTACCAATTGAGCTATACCCCTATAAAGAATGGAGCGGAAAACGAGATTCGAACTCGCGACCCTCGCCTTGGCAAGGCGATGCTCTACCGCTGAGCTACTTCCGCATAAGTTTGTCAACCTCTGACGGATTATTATAATATCACAAATCAACCGAGAAATCAATACTAAAAAATGGATAATATCACTTGGCGAGATGTTATTTCACTCAATCTTGCTCTCTGCCTAATATCCGTCAAATGGTTTATAGTTTACGGCTTCCCCGCTTGGTAATAGGGAGCCCTTTTGCGCACAAAGGACATTCAGCCGGCTGGTAACTCTGGACGGAAAGGTGCAGCAACGCTTCTGTAGGTACACCGAAAGAAACTTTACCGCCGCTGCGGTCTACCAACAGGGCGACCCCCGCTACATTTCCTTGTGCCTGTTTCACTACGTCCAACACTTCCTGCACCGAACCGCCGGTGGTCACAATATCTTCCACCACCAGCACCCTTTCTCCCGGGTGAATGACAAATCCCCGGCGCAAGGTCATAACGCCGTTCTCCCGTTCGGTAAATATGGCACGGGTGCCTAAGTTTTTCCCCACTTCATGGGCTAAAAGAATCCCGCCGGTTACCGGACCGACCACCACGCTGATTTGTTTGTCCCGAAAGCGTTCGGCCAGTGCGGCGCAAAGGGCCGCCGTATGCTGGGGATACTGCAGAACCTGAAATTTCTCCACATACATAGGACTGTGCAAGCCGGACGTCAGAAGAAAATGGCCTTCCAGTATGGCTCCTGTGTCAATCAAAAGTTGTTTCACTTGTGCTTCGTTTATGCTTAATCCCCCATTTCCCCAATAATTTTCTGTACCATTGCTGTGGGATTCTTAGCACCGGTGATCGGACGTCCGACCACTAAATAACTGGCCCCTGCCCGGATGGCTCCCCGGGGGGTGGCGATACGCTGCTGATCACTTTCAGCAGACCCTGCAGGCCGGATGCCGGGAGTCACGATCAGGAACTCCCTGCCGCAGGCAGCACGAATCGAGGCCGCCTCCTGCGGCGAGGCAACCACCCCATCCATGCCAGCCTTTTGCGCTAACTGCGCTAAATGAACCACCTGGGCGCCAATCTCACCGGGCATGTGCAGGTTTTGCCACTCTTCCTGCCCTATACTGGTTAACACGGTAACCGCCAGCAGCAGAGGTCGTTTCGCCCCATTGCCGGCACTAGCCTTATCCACTGCTTCCCGGGCCCGCCGCATCATGGTCAGGCCGCCACCGGCGTGAAGATTGAGCATCGAGACTCCCAGACCGGTCAGAACGGCCATGCTCTGCCCCACTGTGTTGGGAATATCATGAAGCTTCAGGTCCAAAAAAACCTTTTTCCCGGCCTGCAGCAAGCAAGGTACTGCCTGCCCGCCGGTGGCGTAAAATAGTTCCATGCCGACCTTATAATAGCTTACACTGTCCCCCAGAGCTAAAACTATTTTTTCCATAGCTGACATAGAACTGGCGTCTAAGGCAACAATTAAATGTTCTTCCATCCTGTCTTCACCCCCATCGCACACTTTATGCTACAGCAATACTTCTTCGGCCCAAAAAACCGGGCCATCACTGCATACTTTCTTTTTGGCGCCTGACTCCGTATTGCAGGTACACACCAGACAAGCCCCGATGCCGCAGGCCATCCGCTCTTCCAGCGAAACCTGGCAGGGGACGCGGTGCGTCCCAGCGATGGCTGTCACGGCCCGCAGCATGGGCTGCGGCCCGCAGGCGTAGATCATGTCGAAGTGCCTGGCCAGCATCTGGGGCAGAATATCTACTGTCAGACCTTTCACTCCCAGGGATCCGTCGTCGGTTGTCACGTGAATATGCTGGCAGGCATCTTTAAACAGGGGCTGCCAAAAGGTCAATTCGCCCTGAGTTCTTCCTCCCATGATGATTTCTGCCGGCAAAGGACATAAACACTGGGCCAGAAACAGCAGCGGAGCAATGCCAATCCCACCGCCAATCAATAAAGGCTTTTCGCCGCGCAAGGCAAATCCCTGCCCCAACGGGCCCAGGCAGTCCAACAAATCGACCCCTGGCTTGAGAGCGGCCAGCATGGCCGATCCCTTGCCTACGATCCGATAGATCAGAGTCAGAGTGCCGGCTTCCCGATTTACGCCGGCAATGCTGATGGGACGCCGCAGCAGCGGTTCCGGATGTCCGGCCCCTTTCACATGGACAAACTGTCCGGGTTGAGCCGTCTGGGCCAAAAGCGGCGCGGCAATCGTCATCTGTTTGATCGATGAACTCAGATCGATATGCTGCAGAATGGCAGCCTGGACGAGGAGTTTAGGCAAGCTCATCTCCTCCGCCCACATAATCTTGAATCGCCAGGGAATACACCAGGCGGCGCTCCCGGATCACGTCCAATGCTCCAAAGACCTCGCTGGCCGTGTCAATGGAGGTTAAGCAGGGTATGCCGTGCTCCACCGCCGCCCGCCGGATCTTAAACCCGTCCCGCACCGGTTCCTTGCCGCGGGTAATGGTGTTGACCACCATGTTAATTTGTCCGCCTTTGATCATATCGATGATATTGGGATTCCCCTCTTTGATTTTCGGAGCGGGTTCCACCGGTAAGCCGAGAGATTTCAGATAAGCGGCCGTTCCGGCCGTAGCCACCAGATGATAGCCCAATTCCAAACAAGTTTTGGCCAGTGCGCCAGCTTCTTCCTTATCCTTGTCAGCCACGGTGAACAGGACCCGGCCTTCTTCCGGGATGCGTACGCCGGCGCCGGTGAGAGCTTTATACAAAGCCCTCGCATAGTGGTAATCAATCCCCATAACTTCGCCGGTGGATTTCATTTCTGGCCCCAGGGAGACATCAACCCGCTGCATTTTTGCGAAAGAGAAGACCGGCGCCTTTACGGCGGTATAGGACTTTACCGGCAATAAACCAGATGCGTAACCCATGGAGCGCAGGGTTTCGCCCAAAGCCACCCGGGTGGCTATAGGAACCATGGGAACAGAAGTCACTTTGCTTAAAAAGGGAATAGTGCGGCTGGAGCGGGGGTTCACTTCGATAACATAGACCATTTCATCGACGGCGACATACTGCACATTGACAAGGCCTTTTACTCTCAATCCCAATGCCAGTTTTTTCGTATAATCCACAACTGTATCCAAAACTTTCTGGCTCAGAGTCTGAGGCGGATACACCGCGATGCTGTCACCGGAGTGGACTCCCGCTCTCTCTACGTGCTCCATGATGCCGGGAATGCATACGTCAATCCCGTCGGAAATTGCATCTACTTCCATTTCGATCCCCTGCATATATCGGTCTACCAGTACCGGATGATCCGGCGAAGCCTGCACCGCCCGGTTCATATAGTCCACCAATTCAGCTTCACTGTAGACAATCTCCATAGCGCGGCCGCCCAATACGTAAGAAGGCCGCACCACCACGGGATAGCCTATGTCGGCGGCGGCCTGCACGGCTTCTTTCGCGTTGGTGACCGTTTCTCCCCTGGGGCGGGGAATGTTCAGTTCAGTTAACAGTTGATCAAACCGTTCCCGGTCTTCCGCTTTATCAATATCCTCCACCGAGGTGCCCAGGATGCGGACGCCTCTCTGAGAAAGGGGCCCCGCCAGGTTGATGGCAGTCTGTCCGCCAAACTGGACGATGACTCCTTCGGGTTTTTCTTTATCAATGACATGCATCACATCTTCTGCGGTAAGCGGTTCGAAATAGAGCCGGTCAGCGGTGTCAAAATCAGTGCTGACTGTCTCCGGATTATTGTTCACGATAATCGACTCTATGCCCAGACGGCGCAAGGCCAGCACCGAATGAACCGAACAATAATCAAATTCGATTCCCTGGCCGATGCGGATAGGACCGGAACCCAGCACCATCACTTTGCGGCCGTTCCCCGGTTTAACCTCATCTTCCTGGGCATAAGTTGAGTAATAGTAAGGAGTAACCGCTTCAAATTCAGCGGCGCAGGTATCCACCATTTTATAGCAGGGCTTAAGGCCCCACTGCTGGCGCAATTCTACTATTTCGGCCTCTGTGCGGCCAATGCATTCGGCAATGGCCCGGTCGGCAAAGCCCATCTGCTTGGCAGCCGCCAAAAGAACCGCCTCCAAATTGTCTTTTGCCAGCCGCTTCTCCATAGTCACGATATTTTGTATCTTTTGTAAGAAGAATTTATCAATTCGGGTGACCTGATGAATTTCATCGGGCTTGAGGCCTCGCCGCAGTGCCTCGGCAATGACAAACAACCGCTCGTCATCCTTTATCGCGAGCCGGCTTCTTACTTCATCCAGGTTAAGCTTGCTCAAAGCAGGAAGGCTAAGATGATGCCGTCCGATTTCCAGCGAACGTATGGCCTTTAATAAGGCTGCTTCCAGGCTCCGGTCAATGGCCATAACTTCACCGGTGGCCTTCATTTGGGTTCCCAGCAATTTATCAGCGCCAACAAATTTATCAAAGGGCCAACGGGGAAATTTTACCACAACATAATCCAAGGCCGGCTCAAAACAAGCCATGGTTTTTTCCGTCACGGCATTTTTGATCTCGTCCAGATGATAGCCAACGGCAATTTTACTGGCCACTTTGGCGATGGGATACCCGGTGGCTTTCGAAGCCAAGGCGCTGGAGCGGCTGACCCGTGGATTAACTTCGATCACATAATAGCTGTTGCTGTAGGGGTCTAGCGCATACTGCACATTGCAACCCCCTTCAATGCCCAGGGAGCGGATAATTTTTAACGAAGCGGACCGCAGCATCTGATATTCCAGATCAGTTAGGGTTTGGGACGGTGCCACCACGATGCTGTCGCCAGTATGAATCCCTACCGGATCGATATTTTCCATGTTGCAGACGATGATGCAGTTATCAGCGGAGTCCCGGATAACCTCATACTCGATTTCTTTCCAACCCGCCACACTGCGCTCAATCAGCACCTGCCCGATAGGGCTGTGGGTCAGGCCCCGGGTGGTTACTTCCACTAATTCAATATCGTTGGTGACGAAACCGCCGCCGGTGCCGCCCAGGGTATAGGCCGGGCGGACAATCAGGGGATAACCCACCCGGGAAGCAAAGGTTTGGGCCTCCTTAATGCTTTCTACAATGGCGCTTTCAGGAACCGGCTCACCGATTTCCTGCATGGTCGCCTTAAACATTTCCCGATCTTCGGCTTTTTTGATGGCATTCAAAGGCGTTCCTAAGAGTTTCACCCCATACTTGGTCAGAACACCCCGCTCGGCCAGATTCACCGCCATATTCAGGCCGACCTGCCCGCCAAGGGTGGGCAGCAGCCCGTCCGGGCGCTCTTTGCTGATAATAGACTCGACAAAATCCGGCGTTAAAGGCTCAATATATACCCGGTCAGCCACGGTCGTATCCGTCATGATAGTGGCTGGGTTGCTGTTGACAAGAACAACTTCCAGCCCCTCTTCTTTCAATGCGCGGCAAGCCTGGGTACCGGCATAATCAAACTCGGCCGCCTGACCGATTACGATCGGGCCGGATCCTACGACCATCACTTTACGTAAATCCACATTTTTGGGCATGCCAATACCCCCTTTATTGCTTCGTATTTTCCAGGAATCGGTCAAATAGGTAGACATTGTCATCAGGGCCAGGTGCGGCTTCCGGGTGATACTGCACCGAAAACACCGGCAGACGGTTATGGCGCATCCCTTCAATGGTGCCGTCATTCACCGCCCGGTGGGTCACAGTCACATCCATCCCCTGAATGGAGGCTTCATCTACTGCATAGCCATGATTTTGCGAAGTAATGGTGACCCGGCCGGTCATCAGATCCTTGACCGGATGATTGGACCCCCGGTGACCAAACGGCAATTTATAGGTATTGCCGCCCATGGCCAGAGCCAGCAGTTGATGCCCCAGGCAAATACCGAAGATAGGGCGATAATCCAGCAGTTCTCTGATCGTGGCAATGGCTCCCGGCAGGGCTTTAGGGTCGCCAGGGCCGTTGGATAAAAACAGCCCGTCCGGATTCATTTCCATGATAGCCGCAGCTGAGGTGCCGGCCGGCACAACCGTTAAATTCATGCCGGTTTTGGCTAAGCTGTTTACTATATTCTGCTTAATACCGAAATCCATGACCACCACAGAAGGGCCTTTTCCCGGAATCTTGTACATCTGCCGGGTAGTGACGGCTGTCACCACATTCGACGGCACATCTCCCGCAAGGATGGCTTTCACCCTGGCATTGTCCGTATCCGCCGGAACAATGACTCCCTTCATGGCACCGCCGGCGCGAATCTTGCGGGTAACGGCCCTGGTATCCACGTCATATAAACAGGGTATCCCTTGTTCGTTCAAATATGCGGGGAGGGTTTCCTCCGCCTGATAGTTGCCGGGATGCTCACATAGCTGACCGATTACAAATCCCTTGGCATAGGAATGGGTCGCCTGGTTAAACGCCTGAGCTGTACCGTAATTGCCGATCAGAGGATAGGTCATAGTGATAATTTGCCCGCAATAGGAAGGATCAGTCAGAGTCTCCTGATAACCCGTCATGCCGGTATTAAAAACCACTTCTCCTAATTCAGACGAGCCATTGAGCAAGTTTCCGGGAAATTCACTGCCGTCTTCTAACACCAGTTTTCCCTTCATTTTAGCACCTCACCATTTTTCATGATTAATTCGCCGGCCACAAAGACAGCCACAGCTTTTCCTTTTAATTTTTGGCCGGAAAAGGGCGTTTTCTTTCCTTTGGTATAAAAGGTGGTTTCATCCACAACCCATTCCCGGTCTGGATCAATCAGAGTGATGTCAGCTGCCGCTCCCGGCTGCAATACACCGGCCTCCCCTCCCAGAATCCGGGCCGGACCGATGGTCATCTTCTCCAGAATCTGCGGCAAGGTGCATTGACCAGTGTGATACAAAGAGGTCAAAATCACGCCTAC
This genomic stretch from Acetonema longum DSM 6540 harbors:
- the pyrE gene encoding orotate phosphoribosyltransferase, producing MNEAQVKQLLIDTGAILEGHFLLTSGLHSPMYVEKFQVLQYPQHTAALCAALAERFRDKQISVVVGPVTGGILLAHEVGKNLGTRAIFTERENGVMTLRRGFVIHPGERVLVVEDIVTTGGSVQEVLDVVKQAQGNVAGVALLVDRSGGKVSFGVPTEALLHLSVQSYQPAECPLCAKGLPITKRGSRKL
- the pyrF gene encoding orotidine-5'-phosphate decarboxylase, whose translation is MEEHLIVALDASSMSAMEKIVLALGDSVSYYKVGMELFYATGGQAVPCLLQAGKKVFLDLKLHDIPNTVGQSMAVLTGLGVSMLNLHAGGGLTMMRRAREAVDKASAGNGAKRPLLLAVTVLTSIGQEEWQNLHMPGEIGAQVVHLAQLAQKAGMDGVVASPQEAASIRAACGREFLIVTPGIRPAGSAESDQQRIATPRGAIRAGASYLVVGRPITGAKNPTAMVQKIIGEMGD
- a CDS encoding ABC transporter substrate-binding protein; translation: MSKKQKLCALALLLSICLVITCIGCGSQKTSSQTSAVTGPDWAPKLTPLPKEFTVTVGMKQVVSDAGILIGMAKGYYRDVGIKIEAAQFNSGQEMINQLAAGQMDVAATVTASGLFNAMSRDIPVKIVADKGVNLPGKGYYRLVIRKDLVDDVKDFKDLRGRKIAVVGTASLDEIALVRVLGKGGLTLKDIDMQVIRAFPDMLVSLANKSIDAAMVIEPFIAQGMARDILYPWKDPSEYDPEAQTALLVFGTSMTKNPEVANRFMTAYVKSLRDYNDAFFKDQGKPEMIQLLCNYSVVKDPKLYDQMFPIGLNPDGFLRVRGIEMDLSWYKENNLLKADIKASEAIDHRYVEFANAILGKYQK
- the carA gene encoding glutamine-hydrolyzing carbamoyl-phosphate synthase small subunit — protein: MKGKLVLEDGSEFPGNLLNGSSELGEVVFNTGMTGYQETLTDPSYCGQIITMTYPLIGNYGTAQAFNQATHSYAKGFVIGQLCEHPGNYQAEETLPAYLNEQGIPCLYDVDTRAVTRKIRAGGAMKGVIVPADTDNARVKAILAGDVPSNVVTAVTTRQMYKIPGKGPSVVVMDFGIKQNIVNSLAKTGMNLTVVPAGTSAAAIMEMNPDGLFLSNGPGDPKALPGAIATIRELLDYRPIFGICLGHQLLALAMGGNTYKLPFGHRGSNHPVKDLMTGRVTITSQNHGYAVDEASIQGMDVTVTHRAVNDGTIEGMRHNRLPVFSVQYHPEAAPGPDDNVYLFDRFLENTKQ
- a CDS encoding ABC transporter permease; this translates as MNPIRHIRLLSILSPLTLLLIWEILSRLQVIDVRLFSRPSLIFQSFIPLLLSGELLLNTGVSIQRVILGFIAGSAPGIILGMSMGLSPLIRSAIEPMIQATYPIPKLAIMPFILLVFGIGETSKVFTIAIGVFYLVVINTMAGVLNIEKIYLDVAKNFGASRKDFYLTVAFPGALPMIFAGLKLSMGMALILIVAAELSAAKAGVGWMIWRAYDMFDIEQMFVALIVLSVLGYLFSLLLDQIERWVIPWKN
- a CDS encoding dihydroorotate dehydrogenase electron transfer subunit, whose protein sequence is MPKLLVQAAILQHIDLSSSIKQMTIAAPLLAQTAQPGQFVHVKGAGHPEPLLRRPISIAGVNREAGTLTLIYRIVGKGSAMLAALKPGVDLLDCLGPLGQGFALRGEKPLLIGGGIGIAPLLFLAQCLCPLPAEIIMGGRTQGELTFWQPLFKDACQHIHVTTDDGSLGVKGLTVDILPQMLARHFDMIYACGPQPMLRAVTAIAGTHRVPCQVSLEERMACGIGACLVCTCNTESGAKKKVCSDGPVFWAEEVLL
- the carB gene encoding carbamoyl-phosphate synthase large subunit, translating into MPKNVDLRKVMVVGSGPIVIGQAAEFDYAGTQACRALKEEGLEVVLVNSNPATIMTDTTVADRVYIEPLTPDFVESIISKERPDGLLPTLGGQVGLNMAVNLAERGVLTKYGVKLLGTPLNAIKKAEDREMFKATMQEIGEPVPESAIVESIKEAQTFASRVGYPLIVRPAYTLGGTGGGFVTNDIELVEVTTRGLTHSPIGQVLIERSVAGWKEIEYEVIRDSADNCIIVCNMENIDPVGIHTGDSIVVAPSQTLTDLEYQMLRSASLKIIRSLGIEGGCNVQYALDPYSNSYYVIEVNPRVSRSSALASKATGYPIAKVASKIAVGYHLDEIKNAVTEKTMACFEPALDYVVVKFPRWPFDKFVGADKLLGTQMKATGEVMAIDRSLEAALLKAIRSLEIGRHHLSLPALSKLNLDEVRSRLAIKDDERLFVIAEALRRGLKPDEIHQVTRIDKFFLQKIQNIVTMEKRLAKDNLEAVLLAAAKQMGFADRAIAECIGRTEAEIVELRQQWGLKPCYKMVDTCAAEFEAVTPYYYSTYAQEDEVKPGNGRKVMVLGSGPIRIGQGIEFDYCSVHSVLALRRLGIESIIVNNNPETVSTDFDTADRLYFEPLTAEDVMHVIDKEKPEGVIVQFGGQTAINLAGPLSQRGVRILGTSVEDIDKAEDRERFDQLLTELNIPRPRGETVTNAKEAVQAAADIGYPVVVRPSYVLGGRAMEIVYSEAELVDYMNRAVQASPDHPVLVDRYMQGIEMEVDAISDGIDVCIPGIMEHVERAGVHSGDSIAVYPPQTLSQKVLDTVVDYTKKLALGLRVKGLVNVQYVAVDEMVYVIEVNPRSSRTIPFLSKVTSVPMVPIATRVALGETLRSMGYASGLLPVKSYTAVKAPVFSFAKMQRVDVSLGPEMKSTGEVMGIDYHYARALYKALTGAGVRIPEEGRVLFTVADKDKEEAGALAKTCLELGYHLVATAGTAAYLKSLGLPVEPAPKIKEGNPNIIDMIKGGQINMVVNTITRGKEPVRDGFKIRRAAVEHGIPCLTSIDTASEVFGALDVIRERRLVYSLAIQDYVGGGDELA